In one Cygnus atratus isolate AKBS03 ecotype Queensland, Australia chromosome 14, CAtr_DNAZoo_HiC_assembly, whole genome shotgun sequence genomic region, the following are encoded:
- the P4HA2 gene encoding prolyl 4-hydroxylase subunit alpha-2 isoform X3, producing MKPCLQLVFFVFLICHAEAEFFTSIGQMTDLIYAEKDLVQSLKEYIRAEEVKLSQIKSWAEKMDVLTSKSTSDPEGYLAHPVNAYKLVKRLNTDWLELENLVLQDTTNGFIANLTIQRQFFPTEEDETGAAKALMRLQDTYKLDPETLSRGNLPGTKYRSSLTVSDCFGMGKTAYNDGDYYHTVLWMEQALKQHDEGEDTTVSKVEILDYLSYAVFQFGDLHRAMELTRRLISLDSTHERAGSNLRYFEKLLEKEREEKSRENSLNKTMATTEPVVQSGAYERPLDYLPERDIYEALCRGEGVKMTPRRQKRLFCRYHNGNRNPHLLIAPFKEEDEWDSPHIVRYYDVMSDEEIEKIKQLAKPRLARATVRDPKTGVLTVASYRVSKSSWLEEDDDPVVGKVNQRMQQITGLTVKTAELLQVANYGMGGQYEPHFDFSRRPFDSTLKSEGNRLATFLNYMSDVEAGGATVFPDFGAAIWPKKGTAVFWYNLFRSGEGDYRTRHAACPVLVGCKWVSNKWFHERGNEFLRPCGRTEVD from the exons ATGAAGCCCTGTCTGCAGTTGGTGTTCTTTGTCTTCTTGATCTGCCACGCAGAAGCAGAGTTCTTCACTTCAATAG GTCAAATGACAGATCTCATTtatgcagagaaagacttggtgCAGTCTTTAAAAGAATACATCCGAGCAGAAGAGGTCAAGCTGTCTCAGATTAAAAG CTGGGCTGAAAAAATGGATGTACTGACTAGCAAATCAACCTCTGATCCAGAAGGGTATCTGGCACACCCTGTAAATGCATACAAGTTGGTGAAGCGTTTAAATACGGATTGGCTGGAATTAGAAAACCTGGTTCTTCAGGATACAACAAACG GCTTTATTGCGAATCTCACAATTCAACGTCAGTTTTTTCCAACTGAAGAAGACGAGACTGGAGCCGCAAAGGCTCTGATGCGCCTGCAGGACACGTACAAGCTGGATCCTGAAACGCTGTCTCGAGGAAACTTACCAG GAACAAAATATAGGTCATCTTTGACAGTGAGTGACTGCTTTGGTATGGGCAAGACTGCTTACAACGATGGAGACTACTATCACACAGTGCTCTGGATGGAACAAGCCTTAAAACAGCATGATGAGGGGGAGGACACAACAGTCAGTAAAGTGGAGATCCTAGATTATCTCAGCtatgctgttttccagtttgGGGACTTACACAGAGCCATGGAGCTCACAAGGCGCCTGATATCCCTCG ACAGCACTCATGAGAGAGCCGGCAGTAATCTGCGATATTTTGagaagctgctggagaaggagagagaagagaagtcAAGAGAGAACTCATTAAACAAGACAATGGCAACAACAGAACCAGTGGTGCAAAGTGGTGCATACGAGAGGCCTCTTGACTACTTGCCAGAGCGTGATATCTACGAGGCCCTTTGCAGAGGCGAAGGGGTAAAAATG ACACCTCGAAGACAGAAAAGGCTATTCTGTAGGTACCATAATGGAAACAGAAACCCTCATCTGCTCATAGCTCCCTTTAAGGAAGAAGATGAATGGGATAGCCCTCATATTGTACGATATTATGATGTCATGTCTGatgaagaaatagagaaaattaaacagCTGGCTAAGCCAAGG CTGGCACGAGCCACAGTACGTGATCCCAAAACCGGTGTCCTTACAGTGGCTAGCTACAGGGTATCAAAAAG CTCATGGCTGGAGGAAGATGATGATCCTGTTGTGGGTAAGGTGAATCAACGAATGCAGCAGATCACAGGGTTAACAGTGAAAACAGCTGAACTGTTGCAG GTTGCTAATTATGGAATGGGAGGGCAGTATGAACCACACTTTGATTTTTCTAGG CGACCCTTTGACAGCACACTCAAATCGGAAGGAAATAGGCTAGCGACGTTTCTTAACTAT aTGAGTGATGTAGAAGCTGGAGGAGCTACAGTTTTCCCAGACTTCGGGGCAGCGATATGGCCCAAGAAG GGAACAGCAGTGTTTTGGTACAATCTTTTCAGAAGTGGCGAGGGTGATTATAGAACAAGGCATGCAGCTTGCCCAGTCCTAGTAGGGTGTAAATGGG TTTCAAATAAATGGTTTCACGAAAGaggaaatgaatttttaagACCTTGTGGGAGAACAGAGGTTGACTGA
- the P4HA2 gene encoding prolyl 4-hydroxylase subunit alpha-2 isoform X1 encodes MKPCLQLVFFVFLICHAEAEFFTSIGQMTDLIYAEKDLVQSLKEYIRAEEVKLSQIKSWAEKMDVLTSKSTSDPEGYLAHPVNAYKLVKRLNTDWLELENLVLQDTTNGFIANLTIQRQFFPTEEDETGAAKALMRLQDTYKLDPETLSRGNLPGTKYRSSLTVSDCFGMGKTAYNDGDYYHTVLWMEQALKQHDEGEDTTVSKVEILDYLSYAVFQFGDLHRAMELTRRLISLDSTHERAGSNLRYFEKLLEKEREEKSRENSLNKTMATTEPVVQSGAYERPLDYLPERDIYEALCRGEGVKMTPRRQKRLFCRYHNGNRNPHLLIAPFKEEDEWDSPHIVRYYDVMSDEEIEKIKQLAKPRLARATVRDPKTGVLTVASYRVSKSSWLEEDDDPVVGKVNQRMQQITGLTVKTAELLQVANYGMGGQYEPHFDFSRRPFDSTLKSEGNRLATFLNYKDEPDAFKRLGTGNRVATFLNYMSDVEAGGATVFPDFGAAIWPKKGTAVFWYNLFRSGEGDYRTRHAACPVLVGCKWVSNKWFHERGNEFLRPCGRTEVD; translated from the exons ATGAAGCCCTGTCTGCAGTTGGTGTTCTTTGTCTTCTTGATCTGCCACGCAGAAGCAGAGTTCTTCACTTCAATAG GTCAAATGACAGATCTCATTtatgcagagaaagacttggtgCAGTCTTTAAAAGAATACATCCGAGCAGAAGAGGTCAAGCTGTCTCAGATTAAAAG CTGGGCTGAAAAAATGGATGTACTGACTAGCAAATCAACCTCTGATCCAGAAGGGTATCTGGCACACCCTGTAAATGCATACAAGTTGGTGAAGCGTTTAAATACGGATTGGCTGGAATTAGAAAACCTGGTTCTTCAGGATACAACAAACG GCTTTATTGCGAATCTCACAATTCAACGTCAGTTTTTTCCAACTGAAGAAGACGAGACTGGAGCCGCAAAGGCTCTGATGCGCCTGCAGGACACGTACAAGCTGGATCCTGAAACGCTGTCTCGAGGAAACTTACCAG GAACAAAATATAGGTCATCTTTGACAGTGAGTGACTGCTTTGGTATGGGCAAGACTGCTTACAACGATGGAGACTACTATCACACAGTGCTCTGGATGGAACAAGCCTTAAAACAGCATGATGAGGGGGAGGACACAACAGTCAGTAAAGTGGAGATCCTAGATTATCTCAGCtatgctgttttccagtttgGGGACTTACACAGAGCCATGGAGCTCACAAGGCGCCTGATATCCCTCG ACAGCACTCATGAGAGAGCCGGCAGTAATCTGCGATATTTTGagaagctgctggagaaggagagagaagagaagtcAAGAGAGAACTCATTAAACAAGACAATGGCAACAACAGAACCAGTGGTGCAAAGTGGTGCATACGAGAGGCCTCTTGACTACTTGCCAGAGCGTGATATCTACGAGGCCCTTTGCAGAGGCGAAGGGGTAAAAATG ACACCTCGAAGACAGAAAAGGCTATTCTGTAGGTACCATAATGGAAACAGAAACCCTCATCTGCTCATAGCTCCCTTTAAGGAAGAAGATGAATGGGATAGCCCTCATATTGTACGATATTATGATGTCATGTCTGatgaagaaatagagaaaattaaacagCTGGCTAAGCCAAGG CTGGCACGAGCCACAGTACGTGATCCCAAAACCGGTGTCCTTACAGTGGCTAGCTACAGGGTATCAAAAAG CTCATGGCTGGAGGAAGATGATGATCCTGTTGTGGGTAAGGTGAATCAACGAATGCAGCAGATCACAGGGTTAACAGTGAAAACAGCTGAACTGTTGCAG GTTGCTAATTATGGAATGGGAGGGCAGTATGAACCACACTTTGATTTTTCTAGG CGACCCTTTGACAGCACACTCAAATCGGAAGGAAATAGGCTAGCGACGTTTCTTAACTAT aaaGATGAGCCAGATGCTTTCAAGCGGTTAGGGACTGGAAATCGTGTGGCCACTTTTTTAAACTAT aTGAGTGATGTAGAAGCTGGAGGAGCTACAGTTTTCCCAGACTTCGGGGCAGCGATATGGCCCAAGAAG GGAACAGCAGTGTTTTGGTACAATCTTTTCAGAAGTGGCGAGGGTGATTATAGAACAAGGCATGCAGCTTGCCCAGTCCTAGTAGGGTGTAAATGGG TTTCAAATAAATGGTTTCACGAAAGaggaaatgaatttttaagACCTTGTGGGAGAACAGAGGTTGACTGA
- the P4HA2 gene encoding prolyl 4-hydroxylase subunit alpha-2 isoform X7, whose amino-acid sequence MKPCLQLVFFVFLICHAEAEFFTSIGQMTDLIYAEKDLVQSLKEYIRAEEVKLSQIKSWAEKMDVLTSKSTSDPEGYLAHPVNAYKLVKRLNTDWLELENLVLQDTTNGFIANLTIQRQFFPTEEDETGAAKALMRLQDTYKLDPETLSRGNLPGTKYRSSLTVSDCFGMGKTAYNDGDYYHTVLWMEQALKQHDEGEDTTVSKVEILDYLSYAVFQFGDLHRAMELTRRLISLDSTHERAGSNLRYFEKLLEKEREEKSRENSLNKTMATTEPVVQSGAYERPLDYLPERDIYEALCRGEGVKMTPRRQKRLFCRYHNGNRNPHLLIAPFKEEDEWDSPHIVRYYDVMSDEEIEKIKQLAKPRLARATVRDPKTGVLTVASYRVSKSSWLEEDDDPVVGKVNQRMQQITGLTVKTAELLQVANYGMGGQYEPHFDFSRKDEPDAFKRLGTGNRVATFLNYVPSRRTPE is encoded by the exons ATGAAGCCCTGTCTGCAGTTGGTGTTCTTTGTCTTCTTGATCTGCCACGCAGAAGCAGAGTTCTTCACTTCAATAG GTCAAATGACAGATCTCATTtatgcagagaaagacttggtgCAGTCTTTAAAAGAATACATCCGAGCAGAAGAGGTCAAGCTGTCTCAGATTAAAAG CTGGGCTGAAAAAATGGATGTACTGACTAGCAAATCAACCTCTGATCCAGAAGGGTATCTGGCACACCCTGTAAATGCATACAAGTTGGTGAAGCGTTTAAATACGGATTGGCTGGAATTAGAAAACCTGGTTCTTCAGGATACAACAAACG GCTTTATTGCGAATCTCACAATTCAACGTCAGTTTTTTCCAACTGAAGAAGACGAGACTGGAGCCGCAAAGGCTCTGATGCGCCTGCAGGACACGTACAAGCTGGATCCTGAAACGCTGTCTCGAGGAAACTTACCAG GAACAAAATATAGGTCATCTTTGACAGTGAGTGACTGCTTTGGTATGGGCAAGACTGCTTACAACGATGGAGACTACTATCACACAGTGCTCTGGATGGAACAAGCCTTAAAACAGCATGATGAGGGGGAGGACACAACAGTCAGTAAAGTGGAGATCCTAGATTATCTCAGCtatgctgttttccagtttgGGGACTTACACAGAGCCATGGAGCTCACAAGGCGCCTGATATCCCTCG ACAGCACTCATGAGAGAGCCGGCAGTAATCTGCGATATTTTGagaagctgctggagaaggagagagaagagaagtcAAGAGAGAACTCATTAAACAAGACAATGGCAACAACAGAACCAGTGGTGCAAAGTGGTGCATACGAGAGGCCTCTTGACTACTTGCCAGAGCGTGATATCTACGAGGCCCTTTGCAGAGGCGAAGGGGTAAAAATG ACACCTCGAAGACAGAAAAGGCTATTCTGTAGGTACCATAATGGAAACAGAAACCCTCATCTGCTCATAGCTCCCTTTAAGGAAGAAGATGAATGGGATAGCCCTCATATTGTACGATATTATGATGTCATGTCTGatgaagaaatagagaaaattaaacagCTGGCTAAGCCAAGG CTGGCACGAGCCACAGTACGTGATCCCAAAACCGGTGTCCTTACAGTGGCTAGCTACAGGGTATCAAAAAG CTCATGGCTGGAGGAAGATGATGATCCTGTTGTGGGTAAGGTGAATCAACGAATGCAGCAGATCACAGGGTTAACAGTGAAAACAGCTGAACTGTTGCAG GTTGCTAATTATGGAATGGGAGGGCAGTATGAACCACACTTTGATTTTTCTAGG aaaGATGAGCCAGATGCTTTCAAGCGGTTAGGGACTGGAAATCGTGTGGCCACTTTTTTAAACTAT GTACCAAGCAGGAGGACACCAGAGTG a
- the P4HA2 gene encoding prolyl 4-hydroxylase subunit alpha-2 isoform X2, which produces MKPCLQLVFFVFLICHAEAEFFTSIGQMTDLIYAEKDLVQSLKEYIRAEEVKLSQIKSWAEKMDVLTSKSTSDPEGYLAHPVNAYKLVKRLNTDWLELENLVLQDTTNGFIANLTIQRQFFPTEEDETGAAKALMRLQDTYKLDPETLSRGNLPGTKYRSSLTVSDCFGMGKTAYNDGDYYHTVLWMEQALKQHDEGEDTTVSKVEILDYLSYAVFQFGDLHRAMELTRRLISLDSTHERAGSNLRYFEKLLEKEREEKSRENSLNKTMATTEPVVQSGAYERPLDYLPERDIYEALCRGEGVKMTPRRQKRLFCRYHNGNRNPHLLIAPFKEEDEWDSPHIVRYYDVMSDEEIEKIKQLAKPRLARATVRDPKTGVLTVASYRVSKSSWLEEDDDPVVGKVNQRMQQITGLTVKTAELLQVANYGMGGQYEPHFDFSRKDEPDAFKRLGTGNRVATFLNYMSDVEAGGATVFPDFGAAIWPKKGTAVFWYNLFRSGEGDYRTRHAACPVLVGCKWVSNKWFHERGNEFLRPCGRTEVD; this is translated from the exons ATGAAGCCCTGTCTGCAGTTGGTGTTCTTTGTCTTCTTGATCTGCCACGCAGAAGCAGAGTTCTTCACTTCAATAG GTCAAATGACAGATCTCATTtatgcagagaaagacttggtgCAGTCTTTAAAAGAATACATCCGAGCAGAAGAGGTCAAGCTGTCTCAGATTAAAAG CTGGGCTGAAAAAATGGATGTACTGACTAGCAAATCAACCTCTGATCCAGAAGGGTATCTGGCACACCCTGTAAATGCATACAAGTTGGTGAAGCGTTTAAATACGGATTGGCTGGAATTAGAAAACCTGGTTCTTCAGGATACAACAAACG GCTTTATTGCGAATCTCACAATTCAACGTCAGTTTTTTCCAACTGAAGAAGACGAGACTGGAGCCGCAAAGGCTCTGATGCGCCTGCAGGACACGTACAAGCTGGATCCTGAAACGCTGTCTCGAGGAAACTTACCAG GAACAAAATATAGGTCATCTTTGACAGTGAGTGACTGCTTTGGTATGGGCAAGACTGCTTACAACGATGGAGACTACTATCACACAGTGCTCTGGATGGAACAAGCCTTAAAACAGCATGATGAGGGGGAGGACACAACAGTCAGTAAAGTGGAGATCCTAGATTATCTCAGCtatgctgttttccagtttgGGGACTTACACAGAGCCATGGAGCTCACAAGGCGCCTGATATCCCTCG ACAGCACTCATGAGAGAGCCGGCAGTAATCTGCGATATTTTGagaagctgctggagaaggagagagaagagaagtcAAGAGAGAACTCATTAAACAAGACAATGGCAACAACAGAACCAGTGGTGCAAAGTGGTGCATACGAGAGGCCTCTTGACTACTTGCCAGAGCGTGATATCTACGAGGCCCTTTGCAGAGGCGAAGGGGTAAAAATG ACACCTCGAAGACAGAAAAGGCTATTCTGTAGGTACCATAATGGAAACAGAAACCCTCATCTGCTCATAGCTCCCTTTAAGGAAGAAGATGAATGGGATAGCCCTCATATTGTACGATATTATGATGTCATGTCTGatgaagaaatagagaaaattaaacagCTGGCTAAGCCAAGG CTGGCACGAGCCACAGTACGTGATCCCAAAACCGGTGTCCTTACAGTGGCTAGCTACAGGGTATCAAAAAG CTCATGGCTGGAGGAAGATGATGATCCTGTTGTGGGTAAGGTGAATCAACGAATGCAGCAGATCACAGGGTTAACAGTGAAAACAGCTGAACTGTTGCAG GTTGCTAATTATGGAATGGGAGGGCAGTATGAACCACACTTTGATTTTTCTAGG aaaGATGAGCCAGATGCTTTCAAGCGGTTAGGGACTGGAAATCGTGTGGCCACTTTTTTAAACTAT aTGAGTGATGTAGAAGCTGGAGGAGCTACAGTTTTCCCAGACTTCGGGGCAGCGATATGGCCCAAGAAG GGAACAGCAGTGTTTTGGTACAATCTTTTCAGAAGTGGCGAGGGTGATTATAGAACAAGGCATGCAGCTTGCCCAGTCCTAGTAGGGTGTAAATGGG TTTCAAATAAATGGTTTCACGAAAGaggaaatgaatttttaagACCTTGTGGGAGAACAGAGGTTGACTGA
- the P4HA2 gene encoding prolyl 4-hydroxylase subunit alpha-2 isoform X6, with amino-acid sequence MKPCLQLVFFVFLICHAEAEFFTSIGQMTDLIYAEKDLVQSLKEYIRAEEVKLSQIKSWAEKMDVLTSKSTSDPEGYLAHPVNAYKLVKRLNTDWLELENLVLQDTTNGFIANLTIQRQFFPTEEDETGAAKALMRLQDTYKLDPETLSRGNLPGTKYRSSLTVSDCFGMGKTAYNDGDYYHTVLWMEQALKQHDEGEDTTVSKVEILDYLSYAVFQFGDLHRAMELTRRLISLDSTHERAGSNLRYFEKLLEKEREEKSRENSLNKTMATTEPVVQSGAYERPLDYLPERDIYEALCRGEGVKMTPRRQKRLFCRYHNGNRNPHLLIAPFKEEDEWDSPHIVRYYDVMSDEEIEKIKQLAKPRLARATVRDPKTGVLTVASYRVSKSSWLEEDDDPVVGKVNQRMQQITGLTVKTAELLQVANYGMGGQYEPHFDFSRRPFDSTLKSEGNRLATFLNYKDEPDAFKRLGTGNRVATFLNYVPSRRTPE; translated from the exons ATGAAGCCCTGTCTGCAGTTGGTGTTCTTTGTCTTCTTGATCTGCCACGCAGAAGCAGAGTTCTTCACTTCAATAG GTCAAATGACAGATCTCATTtatgcagagaaagacttggtgCAGTCTTTAAAAGAATACATCCGAGCAGAAGAGGTCAAGCTGTCTCAGATTAAAAG CTGGGCTGAAAAAATGGATGTACTGACTAGCAAATCAACCTCTGATCCAGAAGGGTATCTGGCACACCCTGTAAATGCATACAAGTTGGTGAAGCGTTTAAATACGGATTGGCTGGAATTAGAAAACCTGGTTCTTCAGGATACAACAAACG GCTTTATTGCGAATCTCACAATTCAACGTCAGTTTTTTCCAACTGAAGAAGACGAGACTGGAGCCGCAAAGGCTCTGATGCGCCTGCAGGACACGTACAAGCTGGATCCTGAAACGCTGTCTCGAGGAAACTTACCAG GAACAAAATATAGGTCATCTTTGACAGTGAGTGACTGCTTTGGTATGGGCAAGACTGCTTACAACGATGGAGACTACTATCACACAGTGCTCTGGATGGAACAAGCCTTAAAACAGCATGATGAGGGGGAGGACACAACAGTCAGTAAAGTGGAGATCCTAGATTATCTCAGCtatgctgttttccagtttgGGGACTTACACAGAGCCATGGAGCTCACAAGGCGCCTGATATCCCTCG ACAGCACTCATGAGAGAGCCGGCAGTAATCTGCGATATTTTGagaagctgctggagaaggagagagaagagaagtcAAGAGAGAACTCATTAAACAAGACAATGGCAACAACAGAACCAGTGGTGCAAAGTGGTGCATACGAGAGGCCTCTTGACTACTTGCCAGAGCGTGATATCTACGAGGCCCTTTGCAGAGGCGAAGGGGTAAAAATG ACACCTCGAAGACAGAAAAGGCTATTCTGTAGGTACCATAATGGAAACAGAAACCCTCATCTGCTCATAGCTCCCTTTAAGGAAGAAGATGAATGGGATAGCCCTCATATTGTACGATATTATGATGTCATGTCTGatgaagaaatagagaaaattaaacagCTGGCTAAGCCAAGG CTGGCACGAGCCACAGTACGTGATCCCAAAACCGGTGTCCTTACAGTGGCTAGCTACAGGGTATCAAAAAG CTCATGGCTGGAGGAAGATGATGATCCTGTTGTGGGTAAGGTGAATCAACGAATGCAGCAGATCACAGGGTTAACAGTGAAAACAGCTGAACTGTTGCAG GTTGCTAATTATGGAATGGGAGGGCAGTATGAACCACACTTTGATTTTTCTAGG CGACCCTTTGACAGCACACTCAAATCGGAAGGAAATAGGCTAGCGACGTTTCTTAACTAT aaaGATGAGCCAGATGCTTTCAAGCGGTTAGGGACTGGAAATCGTGTGGCCACTTTTTTAAACTAT GTACCAAGCAGGAGGACACCAGAGTG a
- the P4HA2 gene encoding prolyl 4-hydroxylase subunit alpha-2 isoform X4 — MKPCLQLVFFVFLICHAEAEFFTSIGQMTDLIYAEKDLVQSLKEYIRAEEVKLSQIKSWAEKMDVLTSKSTSDPEGYLAHPVNAYKLVKRLNTDWLELENLVLQDTTNGFIANLTIQRQFFPTEEDETGAAKALMRLQDTYKLDPETLSRGNLPGTKYRSSLTVSDCFGMGKTAYNDGDYYHTVLWMEQALKQHDEGEDTTVSKVEILDYLSYAVFQFGDLHRAMELTRRLISLDSTHERAGSNLRYFEKLLEKEREEKSRENSLNKTMATTEPVVQSGAYERPLDYLPERDIYEALCRGEGVKMTPRRQKRLFCRYHNGNRNPHLLIAPFKEEDEWDSPHIVRYYDVMSDEEIEKIKQLAKPRLARATVRDPKTGVLTVASYRVSKSSWLEEDDDPVVGKVNQRMQQITGLTVKTAELLQKDEPDAFKRLGTGNRVATFLNYMSDVEAGGATVFPDFGAAIWPKKGTAVFWYNLFRSGEGDYRTRHAACPVLVGCKWVSNKWFHERGNEFLRPCGRTEVD; from the exons ATGAAGCCCTGTCTGCAGTTGGTGTTCTTTGTCTTCTTGATCTGCCACGCAGAAGCAGAGTTCTTCACTTCAATAG GTCAAATGACAGATCTCATTtatgcagagaaagacttggtgCAGTCTTTAAAAGAATACATCCGAGCAGAAGAGGTCAAGCTGTCTCAGATTAAAAG CTGGGCTGAAAAAATGGATGTACTGACTAGCAAATCAACCTCTGATCCAGAAGGGTATCTGGCACACCCTGTAAATGCATACAAGTTGGTGAAGCGTTTAAATACGGATTGGCTGGAATTAGAAAACCTGGTTCTTCAGGATACAACAAACG GCTTTATTGCGAATCTCACAATTCAACGTCAGTTTTTTCCAACTGAAGAAGACGAGACTGGAGCCGCAAAGGCTCTGATGCGCCTGCAGGACACGTACAAGCTGGATCCTGAAACGCTGTCTCGAGGAAACTTACCAG GAACAAAATATAGGTCATCTTTGACAGTGAGTGACTGCTTTGGTATGGGCAAGACTGCTTACAACGATGGAGACTACTATCACACAGTGCTCTGGATGGAACAAGCCTTAAAACAGCATGATGAGGGGGAGGACACAACAGTCAGTAAAGTGGAGATCCTAGATTATCTCAGCtatgctgttttccagtttgGGGACTTACACAGAGCCATGGAGCTCACAAGGCGCCTGATATCCCTCG ACAGCACTCATGAGAGAGCCGGCAGTAATCTGCGATATTTTGagaagctgctggagaaggagagagaagagaagtcAAGAGAGAACTCATTAAACAAGACAATGGCAACAACAGAACCAGTGGTGCAAAGTGGTGCATACGAGAGGCCTCTTGACTACTTGCCAGAGCGTGATATCTACGAGGCCCTTTGCAGAGGCGAAGGGGTAAAAATG ACACCTCGAAGACAGAAAAGGCTATTCTGTAGGTACCATAATGGAAACAGAAACCCTCATCTGCTCATAGCTCCCTTTAAGGAAGAAGATGAATGGGATAGCCCTCATATTGTACGATATTATGATGTCATGTCTGatgaagaaatagagaaaattaaacagCTGGCTAAGCCAAGG CTGGCACGAGCCACAGTACGTGATCCCAAAACCGGTGTCCTTACAGTGGCTAGCTACAGGGTATCAAAAAG CTCATGGCTGGAGGAAGATGATGATCCTGTTGTGGGTAAGGTGAATCAACGAATGCAGCAGATCACAGGGTTAACAGTGAAAACAGCTGAACTGTTGCAG aaaGATGAGCCAGATGCTTTCAAGCGGTTAGGGACTGGAAATCGTGTGGCCACTTTTTTAAACTAT aTGAGTGATGTAGAAGCTGGAGGAGCTACAGTTTTCCCAGACTTCGGGGCAGCGATATGGCCCAAGAAG GGAACAGCAGTGTTTTGGTACAATCTTTTCAGAAGTGGCGAGGGTGATTATAGAACAAGGCATGCAGCTTGCCCAGTCCTAGTAGGGTGTAAATGGG TTTCAAATAAATGGTTTCACGAAAGaggaaatgaatttttaagACCTTGTGGGAGAACAGAGGTTGACTGA